A segment of the Catharus ustulatus isolate bCatUst1 chromosome 12, bCatUst1.pri.v2, whole genome shotgun sequence genome:
CTAAGAATGTAATACATGGGAACACTGTGTAgtataaaatatcaaaatatggTGGCTtgataagaaaagcaaaactgataTTAATAACACAACCTGAGTGGCTGTTAAAGCTGTTTCAgttcataatttcatttaaagagTGATAGTTGCCCAGACtggcagaaatgcagaaggTGTGAGGAGTCTTAGGTGCCTGCTGACATTCCAAGCTGTCCTCGTGTCCGTGCTcaagaggagctgcagtggccCAATTAAGTAGAGGAAATAGCTGCCTTCAAGGAGgaaggttttattttccccttatAATTGGGACACATTAATCTGGTGCTGGAAACCATTCAGAACATAAGCAGTGTGGGATTCAGAGAAGGTAACGAAAAAAACTTGGCAGTGAAATTAAAGGGATCCCTGTGTTGTTACATGACTTAAAGGTGGGCATTGCACTGTACTACAAGAACAGGTTTGAGGGAATACCTGACAGGTATATCATGCATCCTgttgggaaaaggaaatggtgaaTGTGGATTGCTGTTCTTGCTTAGAGAAGCTTCTGGCCACTGCTGGGTGATAGCAGGACTGAGCTGTGTCAACTTTTCCTTCCTAGGAACTTGTTGTGTGTCCCAGTGAACACAAACATGATGTCATCTAAACTCATGGTCCAAACCTGCCAAAACAATGTTGAAGTGACTTGCCAGTGGCAGGGGAGAGCTGTGGCTGTTTGCCAGGGGTGGTGATGCAAGTggtgccctgtcccctgcactGGGTTTATCAGGATGtagcttctctgtgccagcagagctgttcagcAGTGACCTGGCACGTAGGAAAGCAGACTTTTGTTTGCATTCAGCATGGGGCCTTGCCACCTACCTGCACTTGTGATCTTCCTACACAGGAGAGGTTAACAGAGTTTGCTTTCTCGTGTGCTTGGCCGGCTGTGTGCTGAGTCAGCTGGCACGGGCAGCTGGGAAGATGTTTATTTTGATGAAGTATTCTGCACAAGGCCGTGCTTGAAGCCAACATTTACAGCAATTTTCATTTATGGAGGGAGTCTAAaaggtgctgctctgcccttccaGTCAGAGCAAAGTCCCATCTGCCAGGATTGCTCTGCATTATTTAAACAGAAGCTGCAGAGGGCTGCAGATGGGAGTGTTTCTGCTGCTAGACCGAGCTCCACGGAGGGTTTGGGTCATTGAGTGTGCTTGGTGCCCTCATTGCTTTGTTGTACCTTGCAGAATCTTTAATGCTGTGTTGTGGTGTCTTAATGGTTAATGGTGTATGTTACTGAGCAAGTAATTGTTTCTTCCTAAATAAACAAAGACACAATGATTTTTTGTCACCTGAGTGTGCTCTTTTTGCTTGGACTGGCGTTTATTCACTGCTGAACTTCTTTATTTGCCTTTCTTCCCAAagattttatcttatttttcttccctttccttcacTACTGTAAGGTTTAGAACCTTATCATCCATAAGACCATGGGATCACCCCAAGAGGCTCCTGTTCAAGTGACTCTGGTTGTGAACACATTTCATCCACTGCTCTGCCTCTTGGTACTGAGTTTTAAATTACACTTAAACCTGCACCTTTCAACTCAGCACTACAAGATACTGCAGTGAATCCTCGTGATGCTGTTTTTCCTACAGGAACTGGACTTTGAACCTTCTGTCAGTCCCTTGTCAGGCATAGCTGAATCCTTCCAATTAGTTTGCTTGGCACTGGTGCTGGGATGAGTCAAACTGAGCCAGGGAATGGTGGATCCAGTTCTGAGGCTCAGCGATCCCTTGGCAGCATTTTTGAGCAGATTCAGGCTCTGGCCTGCTGTGtccaggagccacagcagcagtggggactGCAGCACGGCAGAGAGCTGTGGCTCAGCAAACATTGCAAACTGGCTGGCAGGGTGATGGTGGCCTTGAGGgtgctttggtttggttgttttcatTCACAAGTTTTCTTATCCCAGTGGATAACCTCTCTTCTCCAAAGTTTACACTTAGGAGGAGTGTGAATGAAAGCAGAGTCTTCCGCTTGCCCTGTGCTTTGGACTTCTTCAGCAAAGCAGATTTCAGTTGTGTGGTTGtagggtttgtgttttttttaattctagtgTTGTTCAAGGAAATTCAACTGGTCACCAATGTTTGCTGTGACAGACATGTATATTCTTCCTAAAAGAGGAAAGTTCTTCCATGCTGGGCAAAGGAGGCTGAAATATAACCAATAAAAGTCAAGTCTACCATCTGTTCAAAATGCTGGTGAATGTGGCAACTCTGGTTTTCCAGAAATATTGAGACTTGGACAGCAAATCCATGACAAGGATGGTGCTGTTGCCATTCGTGTCCTTCATGCttcattctttaaaagaaatattccttGCATGTGATTTTCAGTGTGTCATCTACACCTGGAGTCTGATTCTGAATTCATTTTTGTCTTGCAGTTGTACTTATTGGAGACTCTGGAGTAGGCAAGAGCAACCTTCTGTCTCGATTCACTCGCAATGAGTTTAACTTGGAAAGCAAAAGCACCATTGGAGTGGAGTTTGCAACGAGGAGCATCCAGGTGGATGGGAAGACAATAAAGGCTCAGATCTGGGACACGGCGGGGCAGGAGCGATACCGAGCCATAACCTCAGCGTAAGTGGAGATTTGGCTGAGGAGGGCAATTTTGGGCCCTTCCAGTTCCTCACCAGCTAAAGAGGggtgtttgtgttttattaGGTAATACCTACAACCTTTGGTGGCGGGAAGGTTAAATATTATTCAGCCCAGAAACTCGATCTGGTGTGTTCGTGCACAGACTGATTTACTTTGCAGTGCTCTCATGACACGTAACTGGGGGCATTTCAAGTTTAGAATGCAAGAGCTTTGAGAGACTCATTTCCATGGAAGTGAATGATAAAGGAATATCAGTGTTCCTGGTTGTTTTATCAGTGGTAACCTAAGAGCTGAAACCTTCCTGTAGCAGCCAGGAAAGACTGCTCACTTGTGTGCTTAATTGTTAAAAACCAGCATAGCAAAAGCTGGATTTCAGTAGAGCTGGAGAGAATTATGGGGTGGGAGAACACAGCCTGTTTCCTTTTGAATGCATGGCTGTGGCTCTCACTTGAAAGGAGCTGTGGCCTTTGGTAAAGAGAGCAGATCACCCTGACATTTCTATGAGTCACTCTACAGTCTGCTTATCACTCTGGGCcgtgcctgtgctgtgcccacagtgTTGGGCGGGGGAGAATTTTCAGGAGTGGATCAGAGGTGGAAAGTGGCAGCAGCTTCCCACAGAGCCCAGAGTTTCATGTCTGGCATGCAGGTTTTCCCCGCAGACATGGGGCTTGCCTTGCTCCCAGACTCTGAGCTGGCCCTGTGGCACAACCTCGTctggctgctgtgctcccctgtgtccagtcccacagcactggggaaTTGCCCTGGGCATTGTTTGCACAACTGACCTAGCCAGAGCTGTtccccactgctgcaggctcaCTGTCCCTGCTTGGCTGTCCCCTATCCCCAGGTACTACCGTGGAGCCGTGGGGGCACTGCTGGTGTACGACATCGCCAAGCACCTGACGTACGAGAACGTGGAGCGGTGGCTGAAGGAGCTGCGGGACCACGCCGACAGCAACATCGTCATCATGCTCGTGGGCAACAAGAGCGACCTGCGCCACCTGCGAGCCGTCCCCACGGACGAGGCCCGAGCTTTCGCAGGTCGGGGGGCTCAGcaatgtcctgctgctgtctggggaTGTGCCCACCTAGCAAGGGGAGGAAAAACCTGGGGCTGGTCATGTCCCTCAGTGTCACATGTCACATTCAGTCAGAGGAGACATTTCTGTAGAACATGAATCAGCCAGAGGCACCTGGACATTCAAAACCCGATTTATTCTCTTGCCTGGGCACTGTTTGTCTTGCAGAAACTGCCTATGGCTTTAGGGTTGATTTTCTTGTGTGGTGGTAGCTTTGCCCTCTGTGTCCCAACTGATCTGCAGCCTTACACAGGTGCCTGTGGCTGAACACTTTCATCAAACTGGCTTTCTGACTTTTGTTATGTAATTAAGATCTGTGAACAGTAGCTCTGGTTTCTGTAAGCCTTGTTTTAGGCCCAGTCTCTTTCATGCCGGAGTGTAGCTCAGTTCCTCACATTAAAGTTCGCTGTAGCTCCACTGGCAGAGTTTATGGCCAGTGAggatccctgcctgcagctggaggagtgTCATAGCCCCTGCTGCTCTATTCCTGTTAAATAAGCTGCTGTGATGTATTAGCAGGTGGGAGGTGGAGGAACTTGATGAGGTTGAAGAAAATCTTGGAAGCTTTCTCACATGGAGAAACTGCAACAGATATCCCTTCAGTGAGGCAGGAAAATGTGCCTTAAAGtaacacagctctgggctgatACTTGTGCTTGGGAGTGGGTGTGAATTCTGATGTTGGTGTTGGGTGGTGTCACTTCCCCATCACTTAAGGGGGAAAACCCGACAACTTGTTTTACTTTCTCTTGATACCTGGGTGACTCAACAGTAACCCTACAAATATTATCTGGTACAGAAGCTTTTCCAGATGGGAAACAGATATGTGCTGTACCTCTCTAATTATAGTATTTCTGTCCACACAGAGAAGAATGGTTTGTCATTTATTGAGACATCTGCTTTAGACTCTACAAATGTGGAAGCAGCTTTCCAGACTATTCTGACAGGTGAGTCATGCAGGGCTTTGTGCTTCAAGGGGGAAGGGCAGAAGGCTGCTCAAATATGATGCAAATAGGCATTTCTTTGCCTATAAAGTGTTTAAAATGTTGCTATTTAATCATTCTTCATTAGCTGTAAGATTTGCAGTCCAGTTTCAAAGTGTCACAAGTTGAAAGGCCAGCCTTGAACTGGGGAATGAATCCTTGTTCACTTTGATCTGCCCGGGGTTTCTTGTCAGCCTGGTTCATGTTTCAGTTTCCATCTCCCATTACAGGGAGTGCCCACGGGAGGGAATTGTCTCATGCTGGCATCAAGTGAGAGCAGCTATTGTTTATCAAGGAGAAGTCAGCCCAGTTTGTTTCCATCTTTAATGGTGACCATAGAAGTTGCCAAGGAAAAAGGGATGAAagagcagagctccttccttTGAGACACAGTgactcctgagctgcaggagctgtttaATTGTCCTGCCTGGACTTTTGGCCTGTGTAACATGTGACAGCAGtcagtgctgcatttttatgCTCTGTGGATAAAGTACTTTTTGTTT
Coding sequences within it:
- the LOC117001748 gene encoding ras-related protein Rab-11A; this translates as MGTRDDEYDYLFKVVLIGDSGVGKSNLLSRFTRNEFNLESKSTIGVEFATRSIQVDGKTIKAQIWDTAGQERYRAITSAYYRGAVGALLVYDIAKHLTYENVERWLKELRDHADSNIVIMLVGNKSDLRHLRAVPTDEARAFAEKNGLSFIETSALDSTNVEAAFQTILTEIYRIVSQKQMSDRRENDMSPSNNVVPIHVPPTTENKPKMQCCQNI